The following coding sequences are from one Bacillus marinisedimentorum window:
- the rpsI gene encoding 30S ribosomal protein S9 — protein sequence MAQVQYNGTGRRKSSVARVRLVPGNGTIVVNGREFEDFFPLPAVREVVRQPLAVTETEGSYDVHVNVNGGGYTGQAGAVRHGIARALLQADPEYRLPLKREGLLTRDARMKERKKYGLKGARRAPQFSKR from the coding sequence TTGGCACAGGTACAATATAACGGTACTGGACGTCGCAAGAGCTCAGTTGCTCGCGTTCGTCTTGTTCCAGGTAACGGAACTATTGTTGTTAACGGTCGCGAATTTGAAGATTTCTTCCCACTGCCTGCAGTGCGTGAAGTTGTAAGACAGCCGCTTGCAGTTACTGAAACTGAAGGCAGCTACGATGTACATGTAAATGTAAACGGCGGAGGATACACTGGCCAGGCTGGCGCAGTTCGCCACGGCATCGCCCGTGCGCTTCTGCAAGCTGATCCTGAATATCGCCTGCCGCTTAAGCGCGAAGGCCTTCTTACTCGTGATGCACGCATGAAAGAGCGTAAGAAGTACGGCCTTAAAGGCGCTCGCCGTGCACCTCAGTTCTCAAAGCGT